From the genome of Danio aesculapii chromosome 16, fDanAes4.1, whole genome shotgun sequence, one region includes:
- the gpatch3 gene encoding G patch domain-containing protein 3: MAASGEETYLVVNNIPGRFRSADLRNYFSQFIESGGFACFHYRHRPELRVPSGAGEDGEREAPPAAPSDGKQWSSCCCVVSVRAQESDRFIRMYSGNQWIDSSGNWLRNTCLIRRVRVSEQSDCDLFPYKTKAELRRHLAQSEQFTESDLRGLPELNPPALMPSGNVGTPVSVFLQLIQSCRLPPRLIRKLGLTFPKTGSNRRYGNVPYQYHNTRVVTPAEETVFTAGGVEIKGHAHRDTPTTSQRTQGTTSHRMRETPTASQAKQDTPTTSLTIQDTPTTTQTVQDTPTTSQKQDMPSTSCLIQDTPPASQRKQDTPTTSQTIQHTPTTSQMKQLNIPTTSRIIQDTPTYTERMQDTPSPPVNQQCQEEESEEELSGPDDDDDRCEEWERHEALHEDITAQERSKERLYEEEIELKWEKGGSGLVFYTDAQFWQEEEEGDFDEQTADDWDVDMSVYYDKDGGDMDSRAYVRMRSEQRLRDGLSNTHIGSFERFTKGVGRRLMEKQGWRDGEGLGNSQMGMAEALENEGQHPHCKRGFGYHGEKLNSFLPAKKPRKDFHISTVYDEPRDIDQGDELLRRQPNTSMKYRQRGMNNNPNR; the protein is encoded by the exons ATGGCGGCGTCGGGAGAGGAAACGTATTTAGTCGTGAACAACATTCCCGGTCGGTTCCGATCCGCGGATCTGAGGAATTATTTCAGCCAGTTTATAGAGAGCGGAGGTTTCGCGTGCTTTCACTACCGGCACCGGCCGGAGCTGCGTGTCCCGAGCGGAGCGGGAGAAGACGGAGAACGTGAAGCCCCGCCCGCGGCTCCTTCTGACGGTAAACAGTGGAGCTCCTGCTGCTGTGTGGTGTCGGTTCGAGCGCAGGAATCAGACAGATTCATCAGGATGTACTCCGGGAATCAGTGGATCGACTCTTCGGGAAACTGGCTAAGGAATACCTGCTTAATCCGGAGAGTCAGAGTGTCCGAGCAGAGCG ATTGTGATTTATTCCCGTATAAGACGAAGGCGGAGCTGCGTAGGCATTTGGCCCAATCAGAGCAGTTCACTGAGAGTGACCTGCGGGGCCTGCCAGAGCTGAACCCGCCCGCGCTCATGCCATCAGGGAACGTGGGAACGCCGGTTTCTGTGTTCCTGCAGCTAATCCAGTCCTGCCGCCTGCCCCCGCGCCTCATCCGAAAACTGGGGCTCACCTTCCCTAAAACTGGCTCCAACCGCAGATACGGCAACGTGCCCTACCAATACCACAACACTAGAGTCGTGACGCCTGCGGAGGAGACCGTGTTCACCGCAGGAGGAGTCGAGATCAAAGGACATGCCCACAGGGACACGCCCACAACATCACAAAGAACACAGGGCACAACCTCACACAGAATGCGGGAAACGCCcacagcatcacaagcaaaacaAGACACACCCACAACATCACTAACAATACAGGACACGCCCACAACAACACAAACCGTGCAGGACACGCCCACAACCTCACAAAAACAGGACATGCCCAGTACCTCATGCTTAATACAGGACACGCCCCCAGCATCACAAAGAAAACAAGACACGCCCACAACCTCACAAACCATACAGCACACGCCCACAACCTCACAAATGAAACAATTAAACATACCCACAACCTCCCGCATAATACAGGACACGCCCACATACACAGAAAGGATGCAGGACACGCCCTCTCCACCTGTCAATCAACAGTGTCAGGAGGAAGAGAGTGAAGAGGAGCTGTCAGGCCCTGATGAT GATGATGACCGCTGTGAGGAGTGGGAGCGCCATGAAGCTCTTCACGAAGACATCACGgctcaggagagaagcaaagagCGTCTGTATGAGGAGGAGATCGAGCTAAAGTGGGAGAAAGGAGGATCAGGACTCGTCTTTTACACCGACGCTCAGTTCTGGCAAGAGGAGGAGGAAGGAG ATTTCGATGAGCAGACAGCAGATGACTGGGACGTGGATATGAGTGTTTATTATGACAAAG ACGGTGGTGATATGGACTCCAGAGCTTATGTGCGCATGCGTTCTGAACAGAGGCTGCGGGACGGCCTGTCGAACACACACATTGGCAGCTTCGAGAGGTTCACTAAG GGTGTTGGCAGGAGACTGATGGAGAAACAGGGCTGGAGGGATGGAGAAGGTTTGGGGAACAGTCAGATGGGAATGGCGGAGGCGCTGGAGAATGAAGGACAGCATCCACACTGTAAGAGAGGCTTTGG GTATCATGGAGAGAAGCTCAACTCGTTTCTTCCAGCTAAAAAACCCAGAAAAGACTTTCATATTTCAACAGTTTATGATGAACCTCGAGATATTGATCAAGGTGATGAACTGCTGCGGCGGCAACCCAACACCAGCATGAAGTACAGACAGCGGGGGATGAATAATAACCCAAACAGATGA